One Triplophysa dalaica isolate WHDGS20190420 chromosome 1, ASM1584641v1, whole genome shotgun sequence DNA segment encodes these proteins:
- the arl14ep gene encoding ARL14 effector protein: MPISCSAIDCSNRFVKGSEIRFYRFPISKPQLAEQWVRSLGRKSFVPTQNSCLCSEHFQPDCFRDYNGKLFLREDAVPTIFTNSGGDGTKIELRRNRGGIVGKEVNESNAAFKQMTKDRRQPIRDSSLKGRGPNERRRAGGKLPSGDRQSLSVKNKVYDSKGLLISCGKDLCDCLDIECMGCFYPCPECGSRKCGVECRCDRKWLYEQVEVEGGEIIRNKFAN; encoded by the exons ATGCCGATTTCTTGTTCAGCTATCGACTGCTCAAACCGCTTTGTCAAGGGATCGGAGATCAGATTCTACAG GTTTCCAATCAGTAAGCCTCAGCTGGCAGAGCAGTGGGTACGAAGCCTCGGAAGGAAAAGCTTTGTTCCCACTCAGAACTCCTGCTTGTGCTCTGAGCATTTTCAGCCCGACTGCTTCCGTGACTATAATGGAAAACTGTTTCTCAGAGAGGATGCTGTGCCTACTATTTTTACCAACTCTGGAGGAGATGGCACTAAG ATTGAGTTACGAAGAAACAGAGGGGGAATAGTTGGAAAGGAGGTCAATGAATCCAATGCTGCTTTCAAACAAATGACCAAAGATAGAAGACAACCCATTAGAGACTCGAGTCTGAAG ggCAGAGGCCCGAACGAGAGGAGACGAGCAGGGGGAAAGCTCCCATCAGGTGACAG GCAGTCCCTGTCTGTCAAGAACAAGGTGTATGACAGCAAAGGCCTGCTGATCTCATGTGGAAAGGATCTGTGTGACTGTCTGGACATAGAGTGCATGGGCTGCTTTTATCCATGTCCTGAGTGCGGCTCACGGAAGTGTGGTGTGGAGTGCAGGTGTGACCGAAAATGGCTATACGAGCAGGTGGAAGTAGAGGGAGGAGAGATTATTCGCAACAAGTTTGCCAATTAG
- the fshb gene encoding follitropin subunit beta, with amino-acid sequence MRMHFVVMVMLLPVLMRAVSEGRSSCRLTNISITVESEECGSCITIDTTACAGLCKTQERVYRSPMVQNYQNTCNFREWTYETYEFKGCPLRVDSVFSYPVALSCECSKCNTDIMDCGVLSHQTTSCNAHY; translated from the exons ATGAGGATGCACTTCGTTGTTATGGTGATGCTGTTGCCGGTGCTAATGAGGGCTGTTTCAGAGGGCAGGTCCAGCTGTCGACTTACCAATATCTCCATTACTGTGGAAAGTGAGGAATGTGGCAGCTGCATTACTATCGACACTACTGCTTGTGCTGGGCTCTGCAAAACACAG GAAAGAGTATACCGTAGCCCTATGGTGCAGAACTACCAGAACACTTGTAACTTCAGAGAGTGGACCTACGAAACTTATGAATTCAAAGGCTGCCCTCTCAGGGTTGACTCGGTTTTCAGCTACCCTGTGGCCCTCAGCTGTGAGTGCAGCAAGTGTAACACTGACATTATGGACTGTGGAGTTCTCAGCCACCAGACAACCAGCTGCAATGCACATTATTAG
- the kcna4 gene encoding potassium voltage-gated channel subfamily A member 4 isoform X2: MEFAMVGADSGSCNNHLPYGYAQARARERERERERQSRAVATASSAEAVTVGEGGGSCGHPHNNPHQSRTASSTNANNSSAGTASCPSSSQQPQQQQQHQEPPQQLLRERKKQRGVSRWRRNRAALGGDLRHSELALLGSEEDIMIEEDEAEGEEEEEDRGSKRSSFVYNMDDEEETVSLTDRRPQSGYENVYNEYGCCERVVINVSGLKFETQMKTLAQFPDTLLGDPEKRIRYFDPLRNEYFFDRNRPSFDAILYFYQSGGRLKRPANVPFDIFSEEVKFYELGEEAMLKFREDEGFVKEEEKPLPEDEFKRQIWLLFEYPESSSPARGIAVVSVLVIVISIVIFCLETLPEFRDDKEFLSPAPANLLSLKTQ, encoded by the exons ATGGAATTTGCTATGGTGGGCGCGGACAGCGGGAGTTGCAACAACCACCTGCCCTACGGATATGCACAGGCTCgtgccagagagagagagcgcgagcgGGAGAGACAGTCGCGCGCAGTGGCGACGGCATCATCAGCTGAAGCTGTAACGGTTGGAGAGGGAGGTGGGTCCTGTGGCCATCCCCACAACAACCCGCATCAGAGTCGAACCGCCTCTTCAACGAATGCCAACAACAGTAGCGCCGGGACCGCCTCGTGCCCCTCCTCCTCCCAGCAGCCgcaacagcagcagcaacacCAAGAGCCACCACAGCAACTTCTCAGAGAGCGAAAAAAGCAAAGAGGCGTCTCGCGCTGGAGACGGAACCGCGCAGCACTCGGTGGGGATCTGCGCCACTCAGAGTTGGCGCTCCTAGGGTCCGAGGAGGACATAATGATTGAGGAGGACGAGGCAGAGGgcgaggaagaagaggaggacaGGGGAAGTAAGAGATCGAGTTTTGTCTATAACATGGATGATGAAGAGGAGACGGTTTCTTTAACGGACAGGCGTCCTCAGTCAGGGTACGAAAATGTTTACAATGAGTACGGCTGCTGCGAGAGAGTTGTCATCAACGTGTCAGGCTTGAAGTTTGAAACTCAAATGAAGACTCTCGCACAGTTCCCCGACACTCTCTTGGGGGACCCTGAGAAACGAATCAGGTACTTCGATCCTCTGCGCAACGAATACTTTTTTGACAGGAACAGACCAAGCTTCGACGCCATTCTATACTTCTATCAGTCAGGGGGGCGATTAAAGCGACCCGCCAACGTGCCGTTTGACATATTTTCCGAAGAGGTGAAGTTCTATGAACTCGGCGAAGAGGCAATGCTCAAGTTTCGCGAGGATGAGGGCTTTGTGAAAGAGGAAGAGAAGCCGCTACCCGAGGACGAGTTTAAACGTCAGATCTGGCTCTTGTTCGAGTATCCAGAGAGTTCAAGTCCAGCCAGAGGGATTGCGGTCGTGTCGGTCTTGGTTATCGTCATatccattgttattttttgtttagaaACATTGCCAGAATTCAGGGATGACAAAGAATTCCTCAGCCCAG CCCCAGCAAACCTGCTTTCTTTAAAAACGCAATGA
- the kcna4 gene encoding potassium voltage-gated channel subfamily A member 1 isoform X1, translating into MEFAMVGADSGSCNNHLPYGYAQARARERERERERQSRAVATASSAEAVTVGEGGGSCGHPHNNPHQSRTASSTNANNSSAGTASCPSSSQQPQQQQQHQEPPQQLLRERKKQRGVSRWRRNRAALGGDLRHSELALLGSEEDIMIEEDEAEGEEEEEDRGSKRSSFVYNMDDEEETVSLTDRRPQSGYENVYNEYGCCERVVINVSGLKFETQMKTLAQFPDTLLGDPEKRIRYFDPLRNEYFFDRNRPSFDAILYFYQSGGRLKRPANVPFDIFSEEVKFYELGEEAMLKFREDEGFVKEEEKPLPEDEFKRQIWLLFEYPESSSPARGIAVVSVLVIVISIVIFCLETLPEFRDDKEFLSPGKNSTHADNGFTPFNDPFFIVETVCIIWFSFEIIVRFFASPSKPAFFKNAMNSIDIVSILPYFITLGTDLAQQQGNGQQAMSFAILRIIRLVRVFRIFKLSRHSKGLQILGHTLRASMRELALLIFFLVIGVILFSSAVYFAEADEPSSQFTSIPDAFWWAVVTMTTVGYGDMKPITVGGKIVGSLCAIAGVLTIALPVPVIVSNFNYFYHRETDNEDPTTVVEQPPPGCPYFPDFLRKLKGSPSGSSLGDKAAEYMEMEEGVTESLCGADTQSPSRGNGTDIGGKNSSHSRNLQTDV; encoded by the coding sequence ATGGAATTTGCTATGGTGGGCGCGGACAGCGGGAGTTGCAACAACCACCTGCCCTACGGATATGCACAGGCTCgtgccagagagagagagcgcgagcgGGAGAGACAGTCGCGCGCAGTGGCGACGGCATCATCAGCTGAAGCTGTAACGGTTGGAGAGGGAGGTGGGTCCTGTGGCCATCCCCACAACAACCCGCATCAGAGTCGAACCGCCTCTTCAACGAATGCCAACAACAGTAGCGCCGGGACCGCCTCGTGCCCCTCCTCCTCCCAGCAGCCgcaacagcagcagcaacacCAAGAGCCACCACAGCAACTTCTCAGAGAGCGAAAAAAGCAAAGAGGCGTCTCGCGCTGGAGACGGAACCGCGCAGCACTCGGTGGGGATCTGCGCCACTCAGAGTTGGCGCTCCTAGGGTCCGAGGAGGACATAATGATTGAGGAGGACGAGGCAGAGGgcgaggaagaagaggaggacaGGGGAAGTAAGAGATCGAGTTTTGTCTATAACATGGATGATGAAGAGGAGACGGTTTCTTTAACGGACAGGCGTCCTCAGTCAGGGTACGAAAATGTTTACAATGAGTACGGCTGCTGCGAGAGAGTTGTCATCAACGTGTCAGGCTTGAAGTTTGAAACTCAAATGAAGACTCTCGCACAGTTCCCCGACACTCTCTTGGGGGACCCTGAGAAACGAATCAGGTACTTCGATCCTCTGCGCAACGAATACTTTTTTGACAGGAACAGACCAAGCTTCGACGCCATTCTATACTTCTATCAGTCAGGGGGGCGATTAAAGCGACCCGCCAACGTGCCGTTTGACATATTTTCCGAAGAGGTGAAGTTCTATGAACTCGGCGAAGAGGCAATGCTCAAGTTTCGCGAGGATGAGGGCTTTGTGAAAGAGGAAGAGAAGCCGCTACCCGAGGACGAGTTTAAACGTCAGATCTGGCTCTTGTTCGAGTATCCAGAGAGTTCAAGTCCAGCCAGAGGGATTGCGGTCGTGTCGGTCTTGGTTATCGTCATatccattgttattttttgtttagaaACATTGCCAGAATTCAGGGATGACAAAGAATTCCTCAGCCCAGGTAAAAATTCCACACACGCAGACAATGGATTCACGCCATTTAATGATCCATTTTTCATCGTTGAGACAGTATGCATAATTTGGTTCTCATTTGAGATAATTGTCCGTTTTTTTGCTAGCCCCAGCAAACCTGCTTTCTTTAAAAACGCAATGAACTCCATAGACATTGTCTCTATTTTGCCTTATTTCATAACTCTTGGCACAGACCTCGCTCAACAACAAGGCAACGGACAACAGGCAATGAGTTTCGCGATTCTGAGAATAATACGGCTTGTCAGAGTGTTTAGGATCTTCAAGCTGTCTCGACATTCTAAAGGTCTCCAGATTCTCGGACACACATTACGCGCAAGCATGCGAGAACTGGCGCTGCTCATCTTCTTTCTTGTCATCGGTGTCATTCTGTTCTCTAGCGCCGTGTACTTTGCGGAGGCTGATGAGCCGTCGTCACAGTTCACGAGCATTCCAGATGCTTTTTGGTGGGCTGTGGTGACCATGACCACGGTGGGTTACGGGGACATGAAGCCTATAACAGTTGGGGGTAAAATAGTGGGCTCGTTGTGCGCCATAGCAGGTGTCCTGACCATTGCGCTTCCAGTGCCCGTCATCGTGTCCAACTTCAATTACTTTTATCACCGGGAAACTGATAACGAAGATCCGACGACCGTTGTTGAACAGCCCCCACCAGGTTGCCCGTATTTTCCGGATTTCCTCAGAAAATTAAAAGGGTCCCCATCGGGGTCGTCTTTGGGTGACAAGGCTGCTGAGTATATGGAGATGGAAGAAGGCGTCACGGAATCTCTGTGCGGTGCTGACACGCAGAGCCCGAGTAGAGGGAACGGTACTGATATAGGCGGGAAAAACAGTTCACATTCACGAAACCTACAGACAGATGTATGA